A genomic window from Streptomyces sp. MST-110588 includes:
- a CDS encoding histidine phosphatase family protein: MNGTKGGRGRRIVLWRHGQTAWNLERRFQGSTDIELTSVGVDQARRAARLLAALKPDAIIASDLKRAVATAAELAAVTRLDVTYDAALRETYAGAWQGLTHEEIIAQYGEQYAAWKRGEPVRRGGGELETEVADRAAPVVERNAEKLPDGGTLVVVSHGGTIRTTIGRLLGLESHHWEGLGGLSNCCWSVLGEGARGWRLMEHNAGTLPEPVLGDDA, from the coding sequence CTGAACGGCACCAAAGGCGGCCGGGGCCGCCGCATCGTCCTGTGGCGGCACGGCCAGACGGCCTGGAACCTGGAGCGCCGCTTCCAGGGGTCGACGGACATCGAACTGACCTCCGTCGGCGTCGACCAGGCCCGCCGCGCCGCCCGCCTGCTGGCGGCCCTCAAACCGGACGCGATCATCGCCTCCGACCTGAAGCGGGCCGTGGCCACGGCGGCCGAGCTGGCCGCCGTGACCCGCCTGGACGTGACGTACGACGCGGCACTGCGCGAGACGTACGCGGGCGCCTGGCAGGGGCTGACCCACGAGGAAATCATCGCTCAGTACGGCGAGCAGTACGCGGCATGGAAGCGGGGCGAGCCCGTACGGCGCGGCGGCGGCGAACTGGAGACCGAGGTCGCCGACCGCGCGGCTCCGGTCGTGGAGCGCAACGCCGAGAAGCTGCCGGACGGCGGGACGCTCGTCGTCGTCAGCCACGGCGGAACGATCCGCACCACCATCGGGCGGCTGCTGGGCCTGGAGTCCCACCATTGGGAAGGGCTGGGCGGCCTGTCGAACTGCTGCTGGTCCGTCCTGGGCGAGGGCGCGCGGGGCTGGCGCCTGATGGAGCACAACGCCGGCACGCTGCCGGAGCCGGTGCTCGGCGACGACGCCTGA
- a CDS encoding glycosyltransferase 87 family protein produces MTALELEQPADARAPSPLRAFVRRRPVACATLACLVSFAAFWTAQRLAHVTMIDLMVYRAEGWTARNGEDLYDMVATSANLPNTYPPFAALLFTPLTLVGVREMQILATLGNLLLLVAVVHLSLRLAGLPRARPRTADRGGLRVTYGTPRLAATLALSAVLVWCEPVWTTLRYGQINLLLAVLVLWDMTRKDTNRWAGAGIGVAAGIKLTPALFAVLLALAGLVRAGQRLRTGRGRGPRTDGPGGVGDPAPGGPRSGGGVRMSGGPGSPWNPWLRQATVATLTFLATVVVSAVALPGDSRRFWTEIVFAADRVGEVEITANQSLRGALARLLHTHDPGLAWLVVAALAAAFGLAVTVTALLHGRRAWASVACAATALLVSPVSWSHHWVWCVPMVILLGSQARRRAAPAGRPDRRWWVTAGVFSLLFCSYALWWVPHRWHQHEELHQNAGQMLLSGGYQLAGLAFLLLAARQVFRPAFRRTGNVPDSRPPAGR; encoded by the coding sequence GTGACCGCGCTGGAGCTGGAACAGCCCGCCGACGCCCGCGCCCCCTCCCCTCTGCGGGCGTTCGTGCGGCGCCGTCCGGTCGCCTGCGCGACGCTGGCGTGCCTGGTCTCCTTCGCCGCCTTCTGGACCGCGCAGCGCCTGGCGCACGTGACGATGATCGATCTGATGGTCTACCGCGCCGAGGGCTGGACCGCCCGCAACGGCGAGGACCTGTACGACATGGTGGCGACCTCGGCGAACCTCCCCAACACCTATCCGCCCTTCGCGGCCCTGCTGTTCACCCCGCTGACGCTGGTCGGTGTCCGGGAGATGCAGATACTCGCCACGCTGGGCAATCTGCTGCTGCTCGTCGCCGTCGTCCATCTCTCCCTGCGCCTGGCCGGCCTTCCGCGTGCCCGGCCCCGCACGGCGGACCGGGGCGGGCTCCGGGTGACGTACGGCACACCACGGCTCGCCGCGACGCTCGCGCTCTCCGCGGTGCTGGTGTGGTGCGAACCCGTATGGACGACGCTGCGCTACGGGCAGATCAACCTCCTTCTCGCCGTACTCGTGCTGTGGGACATGACCCGCAAGGACACCAACCGGTGGGCGGGTGCCGGTATCGGCGTCGCGGCGGGCATCAAGCTCACCCCGGCTCTCTTCGCCGTCCTCCTGGCGCTGGCCGGGCTCGTACGTGCCGGGCAGCGGCTGCGTACGGGCCGAGGACGTGGACCGCGGACGGACGGTCCCGGCGGCGTGGGCGACCCCGCCCCGGGCGGCCCCCGGTCCGGCGGTGGCGTCCGCATGTCCGGGGGCCCCGGGAGCCCGTGGAACCCCTGGCTGCGGCAGGCCACCGTGGCCACCCTGACCTTCCTGGCGACCGTCGTGGTCTCCGCCGTCGCACTGCCCGGTGACTCACGCCGCTTCTGGACCGAGATCGTCTTCGCCGCCGACCGGGTCGGCGAGGTGGAGATCACCGCCAACCAGTCGCTGCGCGGCGCGCTCGCCCGGCTGCTGCACACCCACGACCCCGGCCTGGCCTGGCTCGTGGTGGCGGCCCTCGCCGCCGCCTTCGGCCTGGCCGTGACCGTCACCGCGCTGCTGCACGGCCGGCGGGCCTGGGCGTCCGTCGCCTGCGCGGCAACCGCCCTTCTGGTCAGCCCCGTCTCCTGGTCGCACCACTGGGTGTGGTGCGTACCGATGGTGATCCTGCTCGGCTCCCAGGCACGGCGGCGCGCTGCCCCGGCCGGCCGGCCGGACCGGCGCTGGTGGGTGACGGCCGGCGTCTTCTCCCTCCTTTTCTGCTCGTACGCGCTGTGGTGGGTCCCGCACCGCTGGCACCAGCACGAGGAACTCCACCAGAACGCCGGTCAGATGCTGCTCTCCGGCGGCTATCAGCTCGCCGGGCTGGCCTTCCTCCTGCTGGCTGCCCGCCAGGTGTTCCGGCCGGCGTTCCGGCGGACCGGAAACGTGCCGGATTCGCGGCCCCCGGCGGGTCGGTGA
- a CDS encoding NADH-quinone oxidoreductase subunit NuoF family protein, giving the protein MTAAPLPDTPPVRVLGLPRLTAGFEDAERLGRKDHLLAHGSLPALSEDRLTALARDIALCGRGGAGFPLVRKLEAVVRHTRRTGTRPAVVVNGCEGEPACRKDTVLLCRAPHLVLDGALLVAEALGARVLVAGVTKDTTEQSVRAALAERGLSDRRGRTLRARVVRAPERLVSGEASALIRAAEGGPALPPGRRTRAAESGLGGVPTLVSNAETFAQLAVAARLGAHRYGTTGTAEEPGTLLLTVSGAVPSPTVVEAPSGVPLSYVLQMCGAQPSLGGVLVGGYHGAWLDAPAAYEATVSREALAARGGALGAGAVLPVPDSTCPLGETLRIAYWLAAESAGQCGPCRLGLPALAGILADTLAGGGREALESLRAAARGVRGRGACKHPDGAARFVLSALTAFTDDLAAHVLGDGCGRDTVGMLPLPGPSGAMPSAGGTAGEVTGGPAGRERLAVDWTLCEGHGLCAGLLPEAVRLDADGYPVIADGALADRLRGRAQRAVRRCPALALRLEQA; this is encoded by the coding sequence ATGACCGCCGCTCCGCTTCCGGACACCCCACCCGTACGGGTTCTGGGTCTGCCTCGGTTGACCGCTGGTTTCGAGGACGCCGAGCGGCTCGGTCGCAAGGACCACCTCCTGGCCCACGGCTCACTGCCCGCCCTTTCCGAGGACCGCCTGACCGCACTCGCCCGTGACATCGCCCTGTGCGGGCGCGGCGGCGCGGGATTCCCGCTCGTACGGAAGCTGGAGGCTGTCGTACGGCACACGCGGCGCACAGGGACCCGGCCGGCTGTCGTCGTCAACGGGTGCGAGGGTGAGCCCGCCTGCCGTAAGGACACCGTTCTGTTGTGCCGTGCGCCACACCTGGTTCTGGACGGCGCGCTGCTCGTCGCCGAGGCGCTGGGGGCCCGGGTCCTGGTGGCCGGTGTGACCAAGGACACCACCGAGCAGTCCGTGCGAGCTGCGCTGGCCGAGCGGGGGCTGAGTGACCGGCGCGGCCGGACGTTGCGCGCGCGGGTCGTACGCGCCCCCGAGCGCCTGGTCTCCGGTGAGGCCTCGGCGCTGATCCGGGCTGCGGAGGGCGGCCCGGCACTGCCCCCCGGGCGGCGGACGCGGGCCGCGGAGTCCGGGCTCGGCGGTGTGCCGACCCTCGTCTCCAATGCCGAGACCTTCGCGCAACTCGCCGTCGCCGCCCGCTTGGGAGCCCACCGTTACGGCACGACCGGTACGGCCGAAGAACCCGGGACCTTGTTGCTCACCGTGTCCGGCGCCGTGCCCTCCCCGACTGTTGTCGAGGCACCGAGCGGGGTGCCACTCTCCTATGTCCTCCAGATGTGCGGTGCACAACCGTCGTTGGGGGGCGTGCTGGTCGGCGGCTATCACGGCGCCTGGCTCGATGCACCAGCCGCGTACGAAGCGACGGTCTCGCGGGAGGCGCTCGCGGCTCGCGGGGGCGCGCTGGGCGCGGGCGCGGTGCTGCCGGTACCCGACAGCACCTGTCCCTTGGGCGAGACGCTGCGGATCGCGTACTGGCTGGCGGCCGAGTCCGCGGGCCAGTGCGGTCCATGCCGACTGGGCCTGCCGGCGCTGGCCGGCATCCTGGCGGACACCTTGGCGGGAGGCGGGCGGGAGGCGCTGGAGTCGCTGCGGGCTGCGGCGCGCGGTGTACGGGGGCGCGGTGCGTGCAAGCACCCGGACGGCGCCGCGCGTTTCGTGCTCTCCGCGCTCACGGCTTTCACCGACGACCTGGCCGCGCATGTCCTGGGCGACGGCTGCGGCCGGGACACCGTCGGCATGCTGCCGCTGCCCGGGCCGTCCGGTGCGATGCCGTCGGCGGGCGGCACGGCGGGTGAAGTGACGGGCGGTCCGGCCGGCCGGGAGCGGCTGGCGGTGGACTGGACGCTGTGTGAGGGGCACGGTCTGTGTGCCGGGCTGCTTCCCGAGGCCGTACGGCTGGATGCGGACGGCTACCCGGTGATCGCCGACGGCGCGCTGGCCGACCGGCTTCGAGGGCGCGCCCAACGGGCCGTACGCCGCTGCCCCGCGCTCGCCCTGCGGCTGGAACAGGCGTAG
- the phsA gene encoding O-aminophenol oxidase PhsA, producing MTPFLDALRVPPTLRPSRKDGLRGIDVNLTAAWVRLHSQLPPTKVWAYDGHFPGPTIEVRRHQMLRIAWTNRLSGAYPVTVAEATAGIDEPGRKASTLLEGADQLPPWTVTHLHGARTNGGNDGWSENAVSPGDAQLSEYPNDHRATCWWYHDHAMDITRWNVFAGLAGMYLIRDEEEDALRLPRGEREIPLVLMDRNLDTDADGRLTGRLLHKTLIVGKDRDGKNLTLPFTGPYTLVNGTIWPHAEVDARWYRFRLLNAANARIFDLRLVDDETGAPVTGAMYQIGTDGGLLPRPVPVDAGLSVAPAERMDVLVDFGRLRGRTLRLVDAAPGVTYPQVMQFRVGKDKVRDPFVLPGVISSSFVRLTHDNVPDHEHRLIALTPPGPVGNGHPELWEMHQIDPDGVQIPSEGVIQIRGADKKVRTYRRGARMFDDALGFLVKYGDWEQWSFLNLGGAGTHPMHIHLVDYQVLSRDIYPEDPNSPYDNTIGGTRSPLEYGGTAPISPGDQGWKDVIQVHPGQMVNVIGQFHGARGRFMYHCHLLEHEDMGMMRPFVVMPPEVVRFHHHQPGGHGHGHGGH from the coding sequence CTGACGCCCTTCCTCGACGCACTGCGCGTTCCGCCGACCCTGCGGCCCAGCCGCAAAGACGGTCTGCGCGGCATCGACGTCAACCTGACCGCCGCATGGGTGCGCCTGCACTCACAGCTCCCGCCGACCAAGGTATGGGCCTACGACGGCCACTTCCCAGGGCCGACGATCGAGGTACGGCGACATCAGATGCTGCGCATCGCCTGGACCAACCGCCTCAGTGGCGCGTACCCGGTCACGGTGGCCGAGGCGACGGCGGGCATCGACGAGCCGGGCCGCAAGGCGAGCACCCTCCTCGAAGGAGCCGATCAACTCCCGCCCTGGACGGTCACCCACCTCCACGGCGCCCGCACCAACGGCGGCAACGACGGCTGGTCGGAGAACGCCGTCTCGCCAGGTGACGCACAGCTCTCGGAATATCCCAACGACCACCGCGCCACGTGCTGGTGGTACCACGACCACGCCATGGACATCACGAGGTGGAACGTCTTCGCGGGCCTGGCGGGCATGTACCTGATCCGCGACGAGGAGGAGGACGCACTGCGCCTCCCCAGAGGCGAGCGCGAGATCCCGCTCGTCCTCATGGACCGCAACCTCGACACGGACGCCGACGGCCGGCTGACCGGCCGGCTGCTCCACAAAACCCTGATCGTGGGCAAGGACCGGGACGGGAAGAACCTCACCCTGCCCTTCACGGGCCCCTACACCCTCGTCAACGGCACGATCTGGCCGCATGCGGAGGTGGACGCGCGCTGGTACCGCTTCCGGCTGCTGAACGCCGCCAACGCCCGCATCTTCGACCTCCGCCTGGTGGACGACGAGACCGGGGCGCCCGTCACGGGAGCGATGTACCAGATCGGGACGGACGGCGGACTGCTGCCCCGGCCGGTCCCTGTGGACGCCGGGCTGTCCGTGGCGCCCGCCGAGCGGATGGACGTCCTGGTTGACTTCGGCAGGCTCCGCGGCCGTACGCTGCGGCTGGTCGACGCCGCGCCCGGCGTGACGTACCCGCAGGTCATGCAGTTCCGGGTGGGGAAGGACAAAGTACGTGACCCGTTCGTCCTGCCCGGGGTGATCTCCTCGTCCTTCGTGCGGCTCACGCACGACAACGTGCCCGATCACGAGCACCGGCTGATCGCCCTCACCCCGCCCGGCCCGGTCGGCAACGGTCACCCGGAACTGTGGGAGATGCACCAGATCGATCCGGACGGGGTGCAGATCCCCTCCGAAGGCGTCATTCAGATCCGGGGCGCCGACAAGAAGGTACGGACCTACCGGCGCGGCGCCCGGATGTTCGACGACGCACTGGGGTTCCTGGTCAAGTACGGCGACTGGGAGCAGTGGAGCTTCCTGAACCTCGGCGGCGCCGGCACCCATCCGATGCACATCCACCTCGTCGACTACCAGGTCCTCAGCCGGGACATCTACCCGGAGGACCCGAACAGCCCGTACGACAACACCATCGGGGGAACCCGCTCGCCTCTGGAGTACGGCGGCACGGCGCCGATATCACCGGGCGACCAGGGCTGGAAGGACGTCATCCAGGTCCACCCGGGCCAGATGGTGAACGTGATCGGTCAATTCCACGGTGCGCGGGGCCGGTTCATGTACCACTGCCATCTGCTGGAGCACGAGGACATGGGGATGATGCGCCCGTTCGTCGTCATGCCGCCCGAGGTCGTGAGGTTCCATCACCACCAGCCGGGCGGCCACGGCCACGGCCACGGGGGCCATTGA